Below is a window of Haloterrigena alkaliphila DNA.
TCCGACGGTAGGTCTCGTCCTCCGTGTGTACCGAGAGCGCCCCGGACTCGAGGGCGGCGTCGACGTCGATGCCGCGGGCTCGCATCGCCTCGAGTACCTCGTCGACGGTGTTGTCGTCGGCGACGTAGACGCACCGCTCGCCCCGTTCGAGGCCCTCCCGGATGAACGGGACGACCGCCGCGAACTGCTCGTCTCGGTCCTCGTAGAGAAGCGCGAAATGGTCGGTGTCGTGGTGGCCGTCGATCGGTTCGATGGGGTCGCGAATGTCGAAACTCGATTGCGAGGCGTCGAGCCTGCGTCCGGCGGCAGACGTGGGATGGCGACCAGTGTCGTTCGATTGGTGTTCACTCATGTGTTTCCTTCAATTGGCGGCAGCTCGCTACCGGTTCGTGGCTCCGATATGCAGAGGCCTTCCTCTTCCGCTCCGAATGCGACTCGTTACGCGTGCAGAAGATGGCAGCGGGGAAAAGAGCACCGCATAGTGTCTGCACGTAGATTGGTCAGAATTATAATATTTTCCGTCCTCGAGGGCGATTCACGCCGACGCGTCGTATCCGGCCTCGTCGACGGCAGCGACGAGCGTTCGCGCCTCCGCGTCGCCCTCGACAGTCGCCCGCGCCGCCTCCCGGTCGACAGCTACTGACTCGACGCCTTCGACGCCCTCGAGCGCCTCCTCGACGGTTTGCTCGCAGTGTTCGCAGGACATGCCTTCGACGGTGATGGTCTGACTCATACGAGGACGTAGGGGCGCCGGGTCTTTGTGGGTTTCTGCTTTCGACGCGAGCGAGAACGGGCGTTCGAGTTTCGATTCCAAAGTGACCGTCGCTATCCTCTTTGCACTCGAGTCCGAACTGGCGGTATGCGCGACCTCGACGAAACCGACATGGAAATTCTGCGGCTGCTGGGCGAGGACGCTCGCCGGCCGTACAGCGAGATCGCCGAGCGGGTCGGCCTCTCCGGGCCGGCCGTCTCC
It encodes the following:
- a CDS encoding heavy-metal-associated domain-containing protein, with the translated sequence MSQTITVEGMSCEHCEQTVEEALEGVEGVESVAVDREAARATVEGDAEARTLVAAVDEAGYDASA